The Glycine soja cultivar W05 chromosome 8, ASM419377v2, whole genome shotgun sequence genome has a window encoding:
- the LOC114424023 gene encoding U-box domain-containing protein 14-like produces MAKENAACVLLRLSQVEESKAAIGRSGAIPLLVCLLESGGFHAKKDASTTLYSLCMVKENKTRAVKAGIMKVLVELMADIESNIMDKSAYVVSVLVAVPEARAALVEERGMPVLVEIVEVGM; encoded by the coding sequence ATGGCAAAGGAGAACGCAGCGTGCGTGCTGCTAAGACTCTCGCAGGTGGAGGAGAGCAAGGCAGCGATCGGGCGGTCCGGCGCGATTCCACTGCTGGTGTGCCTCCTGGAGAGTGGGGGGTTCCATGCGAAGAAGGATGCATCGACGACGCTGTACTCGTTGTGCATGGTGAAGGAGAACAAGACCAGGGCGGTGAAGGCGGGGATCATGAAGGTGCTGGTGGAGCTGATGGCAGACATTGAGTCAAACATTATGGACAAGTCGGCATACGTGGTGAGCGTGCTGGTGGCAGTACCGGAGGCGAGGGCGGCGCTGGTGGAGGAAAGAGGCATGCCGGTGCTGGTGGAGATCGTCGAGGTTGGGATGTAG